One window of the Leishmania mexicana MHOM/GT/2001/U1103 complete genome, chromosome 11 genome contains the following:
- a CDS encoding putative DNA repair and recombination protein,mitochondrial precursor, with protein MDNIPAFDLGGAQEDGRAINEERDRQLDGDASAAAASPAHPEAVSKDDWDDLLCGAVDKDSEDVEDWITDGALPVAPAASAGDAVRTADRRSRQLILDPVEWLAQASDAPLMDEGLLESSTHIKDQLTETLAPSAAAKYTEWLSHQMHDATFRDVEAAIGEAPPSADNVAAIAAKGFDPATAVFMASASQQSIDAEEDTSLQEELTAELYADVSRAIRKQQWHRPRNRKAKRSRAATAALSTSTDTNGDRFTDAVHPSEAPLSQENDAATMQLEALPPAAQSAAPLNPDEGADGTAGGALPTPCHEVAAASLTGPKRDSTTAPAAESDALVYNIFTRRVAKAGSMSIRTLALMGIGVDRTTRELCVTDGEALRNLAGELRAHRVSWPKLWSRGPLYQQIERLLSDATVEDPVERVSGLLKLQYNRSHLQRQKPGLVVCGDTTESEQTPSAAVEATTAQPSMIESIDEKLLTLQDLNAEQQAVVQLVMQGHHTYIGGGAGTGKSVLLRVIKQQLAREGLAVAVTGTTGIASSQIGGCTLHHCLGISPLGEFTRRKDLSSYDVIIIDEVSMLSRDLFESLEVHLRRANNINLPFGGVQMILSGDFLQLGAIHAQPLITSTVFRRNFVQLKLHTVVRQNRDLRFTAQLQQLRRGIVPPDLPKSVRFMSREQVVAEHHAASELRERQQAQLQQVLSTAACEPSIDPHTEARTTFNAADESLRTPSAPATTPVSPVPQVRRRDSVAAFVDGAVNLLPTNHEVDATNTEQLDRLDGELITFTPQLLPPSLVGAWSPTYVLRVYAPPKLNMQMFALEIRRYLAAFYTHGQRASSRPSSRLSARLASRKTDAAAFSSTAAASADFSDGAWLLHPSLSERSIVLYPLFVDALALRVRLPPTMDKDEAQEFLLYLSELDRHLESIDNGVRVRDVLVHPDGMHTEQDEFTLLQYAQRTPLARPLGLKIGARVMLRTNLAPGLVNGSLGTVVAFRKLEMDQLPRYILGSAQREESILQYADYLKYEQGFDVPLVPVLDFNGRQEVIPPVTHFVGGLPNTHFYSMGIIALPLSLAYAFTVHKVQGLTLVGRVHLELSRMWPCEHLLYVAMSRVRNPEQLSVSSFHPSLVRTAADCLLFDDSLPPVTQARIAPYMVAATWRRSVERRKKTVLRKRLEAYVARRQQRLQSEASRGDIRAEIRLLEEKMLKQRVRASAARGKRRNTTGKLGAVAASPTV; from the coding sequence ATGGACAACATCCCAGCCTTTGATCTAGGTGGTGCACAGGAAGATGGACGCGCAATCAACGAGGAGAGGGATCGACAGCTCGATGGcgacgcctccgcggcggcggcatcaccggcgcaTCCGGAAGCCGTTTCGAAAGACGACTGGGATGATCTGTTGTGCGGTGCTGTTGACAAGGACAGCGAAGACGTGGAGGATTGGATCACCGACGGCGCCCTGCCCGTGGCacctgccgcctctgccggtGATGCTGTGCGGACAGCCGATAGGCGCTCTCGCCAGCTCATACTGGACCCAGTGGAGTGGCTGGCCCAGGCCTCCGACGCCCCGCTCATGGACGAGGGCCTGCTCGAATCGAGCACGCACATCAAGGACCAACTTACTGAGACGCTCGCGccgtccgctgccgccaagtACACGGAGTGGCTTAGCCATCAAATGCACGATGCCACCTTCCgcgacgtggaggcggcaaTCGGCGAAGCGCCGCCGAGCGCGGACAATGTGGCAGCGATAGCCGCCAAGGGCTTTGACCCGGCAACGGCAGTATTCATGGCATCAGCATCGCAGCAGAGCATCGACGCCGAGGAAGACACGAGCttgcaggaggagctgacTGCTGAGCTTTACGCCGACGTCTCTCGAGCCATCCGcaagcagcagtggcaccgaCCGCGCAACCGGAaggcgaagcgcagcagggcggcgacggccgccCTCTCGACTAGCACTGACACAAACGGAGACCGTTTCACGGATGCAGTGCACCCGTCAGAGGCGCCTCTGAGTCAGGAGAACGATGCCGCGACGATGCAACTCGAGGCACTGCCTCCTGCCGCTCAGTCTGCAGCCCCCCTCAACCCAGACGAGGGTGCAGATGGTACCGCTGGCGGtgcgctgccgacaccttGTCACgaagtcgctgccgcctcgctcaCGGGACCGAAGAGGGATAGCACGACTGCACCAGCGGCGGAGTCGGACGCACTTGTCTACAACATTTTTacgcgccgcgtcgccaagGCTGGATCGATGAGCATCCGCACACTGGCACTGATGGGCATCGGCGTCGACCGAACCACGCGTGAACTCTGCGTGACGgacggcgaggcgctgcggaaCCTCGCTGGCGAGCTGCGTGCCCACCGTGTCTCCTGGCCAAAGCTCTGGTCGCGCGGCCCCCTTTATCAACAGATTGAGCGTCTCCTGAGCGATGCGACCGTCGAGGACCCCGTGGAGCGAGTGTCGGGACTACTGAAGTTGCAGTACAACCGATCccacctgcagcggcagaagcCTGGTCTTGTCGTATGCGGAGACACGACAGAGTCGGAGCAAACACCATCAGCGGCTGTGGAGGCGACCACTGCGCAGCCTAGTATGATCGAGAGCATCGATGAAAAGCTCCTCACCCTTCAGGACCTTAACGCGGAGCAACAGGCTGTCGTGCAGCTGGTCATGCAGGGGCATCATACAtacatcggcggcggcgctggcacgGGCAAGTCGGTGCTGCTCCGTGTCATCAAGCAGCAGCTTGCTCGTGAAGGACTAGCTGTGGCTGTGACGGGGACGACCGGCATTGCCAGCTCTCAGATCGGCGGGTGCACGCTGCATCACTGTCTCGGTATCAGCCCTCTTGGCGAGTTCACGCGTCGCAAGGACTTGAGCAGCTACGACGTCATAATCATTGATGAGGTGTCGATGCTTTCACGGGATCTCTTCGAGTCGCTGGAggtgcacctgcgccgcgccaacAACATCAACCTCCCCTTCGGTGGTGTACAGATGATACTGAGCGGCGACTTTCTGCAGCTCGGCGCCATtcacgcgcagccgcttaTCACGTCCACTGTCTTCCGCCGCAACTTTGTTCAGCTGAAGCTGCAcacggtggtgcggcagAACCGCGACCTGCGCTTTACcgcccagctgcagcagcttcggCGTGGAATAGTGCCACCGGACCTACCAAAATCGGTGCGGTTCATGTCACGAGAGCAGGTGGTGGCCGAGCACCATGCTGCGTCGGAGCTACGTGAGCGCCAGCAGGCCCAACTGCAGCAGGTCCTGTCCACCGCAGCCTGCGAGCCCTCCATAGACCCTCACACGGAGGCACGGACGACCTTCAATGCTGCCGATGAGAGCCTTCGGACTCCGTCCGCGCCGGCGACCACGCCTGTGAGTCCGGTCCCACAAGTGCGGCGCCGCGACAGCGTGGCTGCATTCGTGGACGGCGCCGTGAACCTGTTGCCGACGAATCACGAGGTCGACGCGACCAACACGGAGCAGCTGGACAGGTTGGATGGGGAGCTCATCACATTCACACCTCAGCTCCTGCCCCCGTCCCTCGTGGGTGCCTGGTCTCCGACGTATGTGCTGCGCGTCTATGCGCCACCGAAGCTGAACATGCAGATGTTTGCGCTGGAGATACGGCGGTACCTCGCCGCTTTCTACACACACGGGCAGCGCGCGTCGTCGCGACCTTCGTCTCGCTTGTCAGCGCGGCTGGCAAGTCGGAAAACGGATGCCGCGGCGTTctccagcaccgcagcagcgtcagcagaCTTCAGTGACGGTGCGTGGCTCCTGCACCCCAGCCTCAGCGAGCGCAGCATCGTGTTGTACCCCCTCTTCGTCGACGCCTTGGCCCTCCGGGTGCGTCTGCCGCCGACGATGGACaaggacgaggcgcaggagTTCTTGCTGTACCTGAGTGAACTGGATCGTCATCTTGAAAGCATCGACAACGGCGTACGGGTCCGCGACGTCCTCGTGCACCCAGACGGCATGCATACGGAGCAGGACGAGTTCACTCTCTTGCAGTACGCCCAACGCACTCCGCTTGCCCGGCCACTGGGGCTAAAGATTGGCGCTCGCGTGATGCTCCGCACGAACCTGGCCCCAGGGCTTGTGAACGGAAGCCTGGGCACCGTTGTCGCCTTCCGCAAGCTGGAAATGGACCAGCTCCCGCGCTACATTCTCGGCAGCGCGCAGCGGGAGGAATCCATCTTGCAGTACGCCGACTACTTGAAGTACGAGCAGGGCTTCGACGTGCCACTGGTGCCGGTATTGGACTTCAACGGGCGGCAGGAGGTGATCCCGCCAGTGACGCACTTTGTTGGAGGGCTGCCGAACACGCACTTCTACAGCATGGGGATCATCGCCCTGCCGCTCTCCTTAGCCTACGCCTTCACGGTGCACAAGGTGCAGGGCCTCACCCTGGTGGGTCGCGTGCACCTGGAGCTGTCTCGCATGTGGCCGTGTGAGCATCTGCTGTACGTGGCCATGAGTCGCGTGCGTAACCCGGAGCAGCTGTCGGTCTCCTCTTTTCACCCCAGCCTGGTGCGTACGGCGGCGGACTGTCTGCTCTTCGATGACAGCCTGCCGCCGGTGACGCAGGCGCGCATCGCGCCGTACATGGTGGCGGCGACCTGGCGGCGCTCAGTGGAGCGACGCAAGAAGACGGTGCTGAGGAAGCGCCTCGAGGCGTACGTGGCGAGGCGCCAGCAGAGGCTGCAAAGTGAGGCGAGTAGAGGCGACATCCGCGCAGAAATACGGCTTCTGGAGGAAAAGATGCTGAAGCAGCGGGTGAgggcgtcggcagcgcgcggcaAGCGCCGCAACACCACCGGTAAGTTAGGAGCCGTAGCGGCCTCCCCAACGGTGtga
- a CDS encoding putative DNA repair and recombination protein,mitochondrial precursor has product MAKPKRSAARRRTQQETATPTPAAVTAAEAPVAPASPTADAFRESLDEESFFSSLLQPAKGGSNIAEPRESTLVYNALTGRMTSETSVTMQCLRELGFGVNDQRQVIMKYPEVLNALAERVRAGTAALPTKWPVTVARVISTVIMNKSISDPAKALEQMIQVKTSSVMRSRYTSVVSAVNSDLDAAMAETAAEQAGVNGGHDPDQAIELNDEQKRVIDIALRGHHLYIGGSAGTGKTVLLRAVARRLQGHRLRVAMTATTGVAGCHIGGSTFHHALGVTSRGEFMRRSIILDYDVIIIDEVSMFPQSLFEEFDRVLREEAGTPDLPFGGVQIILCGDFLQLGCINEKSLICSPLFHKNFVKIRLETQVRQTANSKFANDLQFMRLGIVPSDLQTTVQLLPPGTMVDSAVNLLPTNKEVHAANERQLQELPGDPLTLTPETGITSLQCETTATLLLRTTPDFNEAEFARHTRSLLQATLDLPRASLLSLYRVYEDGHVMRVMLPPGESVAWRDAMRERFLEIAGLLNDLELGAMVTEIIPNGDGLHTPETEDYLHKVMAKHPIAQPLTLKKGCRVLLRSNLSSNLVNGSIGTVVDFVECKEESFPEYIKTESVRRCIDRYRVFCFTECGMPVPMVPVVQFYSGEKIAVPPWEFSVGGGPNTHFYSLSSVALPLSLAYAFTVHKVQGLTLVGRVHLELSRMWPCEHLLYVAMSRVRNPEQLSMSSFTGSMVVANEACVHFDKALRGALQLTVDDVAKYPISAWKRCNDTIYHLRCRGASLRRLLEGVTSMSGSISPLMVSGRGNPPTHDSRLNRPGESFASRSSSDGEDDHEALSAHEMTSTSDGSRVMVRVGRHGSGGTGMADEVGTDDPAFNLEHLSAIQQSVLVARRMRKLVRHVERVAKLTDARRRTKSNGKNSKGLAAPEGSAHAAAVVNGSDDASSRRDGAEAEGMNGDESCDVERAASVMAASVAAAAAASPAVSLAVGEEHTF; this is encoded by the coding sequence ATGGCGAAGCCGAAGAGGTCGGCAGCCCGACGACGCACGCAGCAGGAGACGGCTACACCAACACCAGCAGCCGTCACAGCCGCtgaggcgccggtggcgccagCGAGCCCCACCGCCGATGCGTTCCGCGAGAGCCTTGACGAGGAGTCCTTCTTCTCGTCACTCCTCCAACCAGCCAAGGGCGGCTCCAACATTGCAGAGCCGCGCGAGTCGACTCTCGTGTACAACGCCCTCACCGGTCGCATGACGAGCGAGACGTCGGTGACGATGCAGTGCCTGCGCGAGCTCGGCTTTGGCGTCAATGACCAGCGCCAGGTGATCATGAAGTACCCAGAAGTGCTGAACGCGCTTGCCGAGCGGGTACGCGCCGgaacggcagcgctgccgacgaAGTGGCCCGTCACTGTCGCCCGCGTCATCAGTACGGTGATCATGAACAAGAGCATCAGCGATCCGGCAAAGGCGCTCGAGCAGATGATCCAGGTGAAGACGAGCAGCGTCATGCGCAGCCGCTACACCTCCGTTGTGTCCGCAGTGAACAGCGACTTGGACGCCGCCATGGctgagacggcggcggagcaggcaggCGTGAATGGCGGGCACGATCCGGATCAGGCGATCGAGCTCAACGACGAGCAGAAGCGCGTCATCGACATCGCCCTGCGAGGGCACCACTTGTacatcggcggcagcgccggcaccggcaagACAGTGCTCCTGCGTGCCGTGGCGCGTCGCCTGCAaggccaccgcctccgcgtcgcgATGACCGCCACGACGGGCGTAGCTGGGTGCCACATTGGCGGCTCGACCTTTCACCATGCCCTCGGCGTCACCTCGCGCGGCGAGTTCATGCGACGCAGCATCATCCTCGACTACGACGTCATCATCATTGATGAGGTGTCCATGTTCCCGCAAAGTCTCTTTGAGGAATTTGACCGCGttctgcgcgaggaggccgGCACGCCGGATCTGCCGTTCGGCGGTGTGCAGATCATCCTGTGCGGTGACTTCCTCCAGCTCGGCTGCATCAACGAAAAATCGCTCATTTGCTCACCGCTTTTCCACAAGAACTTTGTGAAGATCCGCCTCGAGACGCAGGTGCGGCAGACCGCCAACTCCAAGTTCGCGAATGACCTGCAGTTCATGCGTCTTGGTATCGTGCCAAGCGATCTCCAGACGACGGTGCAGCTACTGCCGCCGGGAACCATGGTCGACTCCGCCGTGAATCTTCTGCCAACGAACAAGGAGGTGCATGCGGCCAACGAGCGACAGCTCCAGGAGCTGCCAGGGGACCCGTTGACGCTCACGCCAGAGACCGGCATCACCTCCCTCCAGTGCGaaacgacggcgacgctgctccTGCGCACGACGCCGGATTTCAACGAGGCCGAGTTTGCCCGCCACACCCGCTCTCTACTGCAGGCCACCCTTGACCTGCCCcgcgcctccctcctctcgctctaCCGTGTGTACGAGGACGGTCACGTGATGCGCGTCATGCTGCCGCCTGGCGAGTCCGTCGCGTGGCGCGACGCGATGCGGGAGCGATTCCTCGAGATCGCTGGCCTGCTGAACGACCTCGAGCTTGGCGCCATGGTGACGGAGATCATCCCGAACGGAGACGGCCTGCACACGCCAGAGACAGAGGACTACCTGCACAAGGTTATGGCGAAGCACCCGatcgcgcagccgctgacCCTCAAGAAGGGCTGCCGCGTCCTTCTGCGCTCGAACCTCTCCAGCAACCTCGTAAACGGCAGCATCGGAACCGTCGTGGACTTTGTGGAGTGCAAGGAGGAATCCTTTCCCGAGTACATCAAGACTGAGTCTGTGAGGCGCTGCATCGACCGCTACCGCGTGTTCTGCTTCACCGAGTGTGGCATGCCAGTGCCAATGGTGCCCGTCGTCCAGTTCTACAGCGGTGAGAAGATCGCGGTACCGCCGTGGGAGTTCTCCGTTGGCGGTGGGCCGAACACGCACTTCTACAGCCTTTCAAGTGTCGCCCTGCCGCTCTCCTTAGCCTACGCCTTCACGGTGCACAAGGTGCAGGGCCTCACCCTGGTGGGTCGCGTGCACCTGGAGCTGTCTCGCATGTGGCCGTGTGAGCATCTGCTGTACGTGGCCATGAGTCGCGTGCGTAACCCGGAGCAGCTGTCCATGTCGAGCTTCACAGGAAGTATGGTGGTGGCGAACGAAGCGTGCGTCCACTTCGACAAGGCGCTGCGTGGGGCGCTGCAGTTGACCGTCGATGACGTCGCCAAGTACCCTATCTCGGCATGGAAGCGGTGCAACGACACCATCTACCACCTTCGTTGCCGTGGCGCCTCGCTGCGTCGCCTGCTGGAGGGGGTGACGTCCATGAGCGGCAGCATATCTCCGCTAATGGTGTCGGGGCGCGGCAACCCGCCGACACACGACAGCCGTCTCAACCGCCCTGGGGAAAGCTTCGCATCCCGTAGTAGCAGCGACGGTGAGGACGACCATGAGGCGCTCTCCGCTCATGAGATGACGAGCACAAGCGACGGTAGTCGAGTGATGGTGCGCGTAGGcaggcacggcagcggcggtacTGGCATGGCGGATGAGGTCGGTACCGATGACCCGGCTTTCAACCTAGAACACCTTAGCGCCATTCAGCAGTCGGTCCTCGTGGCGCGTCGCATGCGTAAGCTGGTACGGCATGTTGAGCGGGTAGCGAAGCTTACTGACGCGCGACGCCGCACCAAGAGCAACGGGAAGAACAGCAAGGGGCTAGCGGCTCCAGAAGGCTCTGCTcacgcagcggcggtcgtgaacggcagcgatgatgcGTCGAGTAGGCGAGACggagcagaggcagaggggatGAACGGTGACGAGTCCTGCGACGTTGAGCGTGCCGCCAGCGTCATGGCCGCCTCCGtagcagccgcggcagcggcgtcgcccgCCGTCTCGCTTGCCGTCGGCGAAGAACATACATTTTAG
- a CDS encoding putative 14-3-3 protein: MTNVFKIPEKREELVYTAKIAEQCERHDEILFCMKRAVKMNPRLSSEERNLLSAAYKYIISARRACWRSMSSMVHKEDSHKGKTASLFNGFQHQVEKELAEICSDILELLDKYLIPAADNDESKVYYYKLKGDYHRYFAEVESGSDTQKNLALEAYKKASEFTSSLKATSPIRLGLALNFSVFYYEILRSPDKGCQLARQAFEEALSDPEVLDEEQHKESALIMQLLRDNLALWTEDSRPEGQDDGTAMEELE, from the coding sequence ATGACCAACGTCTTCAAAATCCCGGAGAAGCGCGAGGAGCTCGTCTACACGGCGAAGATCGCCGAGCAGTGCGAGCGCCACGATGAAATTCTCTTCTGCATGAAGCGCGCTGTCAAGATGAACCCGCGGCTGTCCAGCGAGGAGCGCAACCTGCTCTCGGCCGCTTACAAGTACATTATCAGTGCCCGCCGCGCTTGCTGGCGCAGCATGAGCTCGATGGTGCACAAAGAGGACAGCCACAAGGGCAAGACGGCGAGCCTCTTCAACGGCTTCCAGCATcaggtggagaaggagctggcggagatCTGCTCCGACATTCTGGAGCTTCTCGACAAGTACCTCATCCCAGCCGCCGACAACGACGAGAGCAAGGTGTACTACTACAAGCTGAAAGGTGACTACCACCGCTACTTTGCGGAGGTGGAGTCCGGCTCAGATACGCAAAAGAATCTTGCCCTGGAAGCGTACAAGAAGGCGTCCGAGTTCACAAGCTCGCTGAAGGCGACCTCGCCGATCCGCCTCGGCCTCGCCCTCAACTTCTCTGTCTTCTACTACGAGATTCTGCGCAGCCCCGACAAGGGCTGCCAGCTCGCTCGCCAGGCCTTTGAGGAGGCCCTGAGCGATCCGGAGGTGCTGGATGAGGAGCAGCACAAGGAGTCAGCGCTCAtcatgcagctgctgcgcgacaacCTCGCTCTCTGGACGGAGGACTCTCGCCCGGAAGGCCAGGATGATGGAACGGCCATGGAGGAGCTCGAGTAA
- a CDS encoding tubulin-tyrsoine ligase-like protein → MQRTSPAHPPAGNGASTVAGHAAWYIHSIPKHIHATHTSPRAPAGAGGTPNQPHQRHCVVGVEAASAPSKSAALEPAPIPASASATDVSFDHLASSPSHSSITVISGSPQSQHADVPPAEESKVRNDGGDDISREVKPATPSVLIPAFKAADAAESARAPAASDVPQKEAIMTAEIHRDKHIVISRPSFMMHVTRMTDLTRPSDAYKVALHSSRLPNVLARRSRQPRKVLNVCLTKYPLIRKIADEMGFEMETTEDDLNEYKFNLCWSDTVLSLMRLVRLRNWQRTNHFPSMYLLCRKGHLSTTLGKMRRKLPSHFAYYPRTWSMRSERIQFTQYMAAVRQRRILKYFILKPNSGCQGRGIIVARDPLTALDDHILDNYIVQEYVHRPLLLEGKKFDLRVYVLLTSIRHPSIFLFNDGLVRICTEPYETPNEENVKQVCKHLTNYAVNKKSSEFVFNTNVEHMDIGNKRNFGFLNRWLTEGGHSPDIFWDEVGFIVVKTILAAQPMIAKVYDSCFPTGFNEGYCCFEVLGFDILIDNKMKPWLMEVNHTPSFATETPLDYEIKSKLISEVWSIIDCKATDYERDRQRERDEFAKRNMPPWASNHPLYGSQLKKNISRGSGTEDSDSADRSPATPLRANAEEEIPPYVHARRDFEDTKLKNFKRIYPSPNSDVQLVYDTIQSLAMLESANSRLYYNSTVAAPVPVSISSSPPSPSPGVRTSSALPSHVRPPLLGPLLTASRNASCNGSPSTVLPPRMPPTLVTPNTTSAAQGSGAADATTPTGTIPAAIFPSSGQTATSPSSAANNASAPAAPSVTPTPLTGREGQPAPATIFKLMEKDILRPRRRSSDTRSGAPSESGGTGASTPAAAKSPYPLRVHTPQLSPTHVRRNPFAEKTPSSPQKASTKATAPDGTPGSRVKPRVAEVHRLVTGGSPTTIASTINAIPASSSENDGTPASKATAIPAIKALRKMKPKETANPDDEVPSLSRTVAPHPAPNDPIHISSRSTPRQKLRTPSPVATPNGTGRPRANSHELSSITCKSVSLSGSMRDIDLSGVAHSGRRSQDCEMHSILPRQEPTEEELARLATLQAMLDYEAAADPQPDDDDDDYNLTE, encoded by the coding sequence ATGCAACGGACGTCGCCAGCCCACCCGCCTGCTGGCAACGGTGCCTCCACCGTCGCTGGGCACGCGGCGTGGTATATACACTCGATCCCAAAGCACATCCACGCCACCCACACCTCACCACGGGCCCCCGCTGGGGCAGGAGGCACCCCCAATCAGCCTCATCAGCGCCACTGCGTGGTTGGTGTTGAGGCAGCATCCGCTCCATCCAAGAGCGCAGCGCTTGAACCAGCGCCTATCCCCGCCTCTGCGTCTGCGACAGACGTGAGCTTTGACCACTTGGCATCGTCTCCCTCTCATTCGTCCATCACCGTCATTTCGGGTAGTCCACAGTCGCAACACGCTGACGTCCCCCCCGCTGAGGAGTCGAAGGTGAGGAATGACGGAGGCGATGACATTTCACGCGAAGTGAAGCCCGCCACACCCTCAGTGCTGATCCCAGCTTTCAAAGCCGCAGACGCGGCGGAAAGCGCGAGGGCGCCGGCCGCCTCTGACGTGCCGCAGAAGGAAGCTATCATGACCGCCGAGATACACCGCGACAAGCATATCGTCATATCTCGCCCCTCTTTCATGATGCACGTGACTCGCATGACTGACCTAACGCGTCCGTCAGATGCGTACAAGGTGGCGCTCCACTCGTCACGTCTGCCCAACGTACTCgcccgccgctcccgccaGCCGCGCAAGGTGCTGAACGTGTGCCTCACAAAGTACCCTCTCATCCGCAAGATTGCTGACGAGATGGGTTTTGAGATGGAGACAACGGAAGATGACCTGAACGAGTACAAGTTCAACCTCTGCTGGAGCGATACAGTGCTCTCCCTCATGCGCCTCGTGCGGCTGAGAAACTGGCAGCGCACCAACCACTTCCCATCCATGTATCTGCTCTGCCGCAAGGGGCACCTGAGCACGACGCTGGGGAAGATGCGCCGCAAGCTGCCCTCGCACTTCGCCTACTACCCGCGCACGTGGTCGATGCGGAGCGAGCGGATACAGTTCACGCAGTACATGGCAGCCGTCCGCCAGCGACGTATCCTCAAGTACTTCATCTTGAAGCCGAACTCTGGCTGCCAGGGCCGCGGCATCATCGTGGCGCGCGAtccgctgacggcgctggaCGACCATATCCTCGACAACTACATTGTACAGGAGTACGTGCaccgcccgctgctgctggaagGCAAGAAGTTTGATCTCCGTGTGTACGTGCTGCTCACCTCGATCCGCCATCCGTCCATCTTTCTCTTCAACGACGGTCTCGTGCGCATCTGCACAGAGCCGTATGAGACCCCGAACGAGGAGAACGTGAAGCAAGTCTGCAAGCACCTCACAAACTACGCCGTGAACAAGAAGAGCTCGGAATTCGTCTTCAACACGAATGTCGAGCACATGGACATCGGCAACAAGCGCAACTTCGGCTTCCTCAACCGCTGGCTCACCGAGGGCGGTCACTCGCCGGACATCTTCTGGGACGAGGTCGGCTTTATCGTCGTCAAGACAATcctcgcggcgcagccgaTGATCGCCAAGGTGTACGACTCGTGCTTTCCCACCGGCTTCAACGAGGGCTACTGCTGCTTCGAGGTACTCGGCTTCGACATCCTGATCGACAACAAGATGAAACCGTGGCTCATGGAGGTCAACCACACCCCGTCCTTCGCCACCGAGACGCCGCTGGATTACGAGATCAAGAGCAAACTGATCTCGGAGGTATGGAGCATCATCGACTGTAAGGCCACCGATTACGAGAGGGACCGGCAGCGGGAGCGCGACGAGTTCGCGAAGCGCAATATGCCGCCGTGGGCAAGCAACCACCCGCTCTACGGGAGCCAGCTCAAGAAGAATATCTCGCGCGGCTCTGGCACCGAGGACTCGGACTCGGCCGACCGCAGTCCTGCGACACCGCTCCGCGCGAACGCAGAAGAAGAGATACCGCCTTACGTGCATGCCCGCCGCGACTTTGAGGACACCAAGCTGAAGAATTTCAAGCGCATCTATCCGTCTCCCAACTCAGATGTGCAGCTCGTGTACGACACGATCCAGAGCCTGGCCATGCTGGAGTCCGCCAATAGCCGCCTCTACTACAACAGCACCGTTGCCGCACCGGTGCCGGTGTCGAtatcgtcgtcgccgccatcgccgtcgccgggCGTCCGCACGAGCTCCGCGCTGCCCTCTCACGTTCGACCACCGTTGCTGGGTCCACTGCTGACAGCCTCGCGTAACGCCAGCTGTAACGGTAGCCCCAGCACGGTCCTGCCGCCTCGCATGCCGCCCACATTGGTGACGCCCAacaccacctctgccgcgcaGGGCTCTGGTGCGGCTGACGCGACAACGCCCACAGGTACAATCCCTGCCGCAATCTTCCCCAGCTCCGGCCAAACTGCCACAAGTCCCTCTTCTGCCGCGAACAACGCGTCCGCGCCCGCCGCCCCTTCTGTCACTCCAACTCCCCTGACCGGTCGTGAGGGCCAGCCTGCCCCCGCCACTATCTTCAAGCTAATGGAGAAGGACATACTGCGTCCCCGTCGTCGCTCATCGGACAcccgcagcggtgcgccgtcCGAGAGCGGCGGTACGGGGGCCTCCACCCCGGCGGCCGCTAAATCGCCTTAtccgctgcgcgtgcacacgccgcagctcTCGCCCACCCACGTTAGAAGGAATCCGTTTGCCGAAAAgacgccgtcctcgccgcaGAAGGCGAGCACCAAGGCAACAGCGCCAGATGGCACGCCAGGGAGCCGGGTGAAGCCGCGCGTTGCTGAGGTGCATCGCCTCGTCACCGGAGGCTCACCCACAACGATAGCCTCGACAATCAACGCCATCCCGGCGAGCTCCTCGGAAAACGATGGCACGCCGGCTTCTAAGGCAACTGCGATCCCGGCCATCAAGGCTCTGCGGAAGATGAAGCCGAAGGAGACGGCCAACCCAGACGATGaggtgccgtcgctgtctcGCACCGTCGCACCGCATCCCGCGCCCAACGATCCCATCCATATCTCCAGCCGTTCTACCCCACGACAGAAGTTGCGGACGCCTTCACCGGTGGCAACGCCGAACGGGACTGGCCGGCCGCGCGCGAACAGCCATGAACTTTCCTCCATCACGTGCAAGTCCGTCTCGCTGAGCGGCAGCATGCGTGACATAGACCTTAGCGGCGTGGCGCACTCTGGCCGGAGGTCGCAGGACTGTGAGATGCACTCTATACTCCCACGCCAGGAACCGACCGAGGAAGAGCTGGCGCGGCTGGCAACACTGCAGGCGATGCTGGACtacgaggccgccgccgacccGCAGCCGGACGATGACGATGATGACTACAACCTGACTGAGTGA